The following DNA comes from bacterium.
CAATCGATTTGACATTAAGACTTTTGCCACACAACACATCGCTAGGGCTATCGCCGATGATGACAATTTCTTTACCGGAAAATTGGCGATGTTTAATTACATTCGCTCTTTCGACGGCAATAGCTGGCAGATCGTGACGATGAATTGAATCACTGCCAAATGCACCCAGCGGCGGCATCCCATTAAAAAAATAATGCCCTAGCCCGGCACGCGATAATTTAAGGTGTGCACCTCGCAATACATTTCCGGTCAATAACCCTAACACAATGTCTTCATGCCCGGCCACTCGTTCCAAAAGATTTTCAACACCTTTTAATATCTTTATATCGCCGCTCAGAAGTGTTGCTTCGAGCGCGACCAGATAATCGTCAATTGCTTTAGGAATACCGGCTTGAATAATTTCATTGGCAATATGAG
Coding sequences within:
- a CDS encoding HAD hydrolase-like protein — translated: MKRLVLFDIDGTLLLCGRAPRKAITQAMIKIFGTAGAVDQFSFSGKTDPQIIFELMQSAHIANEIIQAGIPKAIDDYLVALEATLLSGDIKILKGVENLLERVAGHEDIVLGLLTGNVLRGAHLKLSRAGLGHYFFNGMPPLGAFGSDSIHRHDLPAIAVERANVIKHRQFSGKEIVIIGDSPSDVLCGKSLNVKSIAVATGWHKTDELKSYEPDFVFEDLSATDAVTEAILR